From the Dunckerocampus dactyliophorus isolate RoL2022-P2 chromosome 12, RoL_Ddac_1.1, whole genome shotgun sequence genome, one window contains:
- the paf1 gene encoding RNA polymerase II-associated factor 1 homolog, which yields MAPTIQTQAQREDGHRPSSHRTVPERSGVVCRVKYCNSLPDIPFDPKFITYPFDQHRFVQYKATSLEKQHKHELLTEPDLGVTIDLINPDTYRIDPNIYLDPADEKLLEEDIQAPSSSKRSQQHAKVVPWMRKTEYISTEFNRYGVSNEKVEVKIGVSVKQQFTEEEIYKDRDSQISAIEKTFEDAQKPISQHYSKPRVTPVEVLPVFPDFKMWINPCAQVIFDSDPAPKDMSGPAGVEMMSQAMIRGMMDEEGNQFVAYFLPNEETLRKRKRDFEEGLDYMPEDLYDYKIAREYNWNVKNKASKGYEENYFFIFRDGDGVYYNELETRVRLSKRRAKAGAQSTTNAVLVCKHRDMNEKELEAQEARKAQLENHEPEDEEEDMDMDKDMQDSGDEKEKGSGSEAENSGSESDREDEDHRGEDEEDDEDRAKRRRRSSGSGSESGEDRAREMRDEEEIFGSDDDSDDNEPKNTARSSGEEGSGSEDEEGGGRRSRSASPAHSEHSSEHSEVQAQSGSGSERASDSSDASDSE from the exons ATGGCGCCGACGATCCAGACCCAAGCACAACGAGAGGACGGCCACAG GCCATCCTCTCACAGAACTGTTCCCGAGAG GTCGGGGGTAGTCTGTCGAGTCAAGTACTGCAACAGCCTGCCTGATATTCCCTTTGACCCCAAATTCATCACATATCCATTTGATCAGCACAG GTTTGTGCAGTACAAAGCTACGTCTCTGGAAAAGCAGCACAAGCATGAGCTCCTGACTGAGCCGGACCTCGGCGTCACCATTGATCTCATCAACCCGGACACATACCGCATCGACCCAAACA TATATTTGGATCCGGCGGATGAAAAACTGTTGGAAGAGGACATCCAGGCACCATCCAGTTCAAAGAG ATCCCAGCAGCACGCCAAGGTGGTGCCATGGATGAGAAAGACAGAATATATTTCCACAGAGTTTAACAGATACGGTGTCTCCAATGAAAAAGTGGAAGTCAA gatCGGAGTGTCTGTCAAACAGCAGTTCACTGAAGAGGAAATCTACAAGGACAGAGACAGCCAAATCTCCGCCATTGAGAAGACATTTGAGGATGCACAGAAGCCA ATTTCACAGCATTACAGCAAACCCAGAGTTACTCCTGTGGAGGTTTTGCCTGTTTTCCCAGACTTCAAG ATGTGGATCAACCCATGTGCTCAGGTCATCTTTGACTCTGATCCGGCTCCTAAAGACATGTCAGGACCAGCAGGAGTGGAAATGATGTCACAAGCCATGATCAG AGGTATGATGGACGAGGAAGGAAACCAGTTTGTGGCCTACTTCCTACCCAACGAGGAAACGCTTCGCAAGCGTAAGAGGGACTTTGAGGAGGGGCTGGATTACATGCCGGAGGATCT GTATGACTACAAGATTGCCAGGGAGTACAACTGGAACGTGAAGAACAAAGCCAGCAAAGGTTACGAAGAGAACTACTTCTTCATCTTCAGGGATGGGGACGGTGTTTATTACAATGAGCTGGAAACAAG GGTGCGTCTGAGCAAGAGGAGAGCCAAGGCTGGGGCACAGTCGACCACCAATGCTGTGCTGGTGTGTAAGCACAGAGACATGAATGAGAAGGAGCTGGAAGCGCAG GAAGCCCGTAAAGCTCAGCTTGAGAACCACGAGCcggaggatgaagaggaagacATGGACATGGATAAAGACATGCAGGACTCTG GTGATGAGAAAGAGAAAGGCAGTGGCAGCGAGGCTGAAAACTCTGGGAGCGAATCTGACAGGGAGGATGAAGACCACAGGGGAGAGGACGAAGAGGATGATGAGGACAGagcaaagaggaggaggagatcgaGCGGCAGCGGAAGTGAGAGCGGCGAGGACAGGGCAAGAGAGATGCGCGACGAGGAGGAGATCTTTGGCAGCGACGATGACAGCGATGACAACGAACCCAAGAACACAGCCAGGAGCAGCGGCGAAGAGGGCAGCGGCAGCGAGGACGAGGAAGGAGGAGGCCGCAGGAGTCGCAGCGCTTCTCCGGCACACAGCGAGCACAGCAGCGAACACTCGGAAGTTCAGGCTCAGAGTGGAAGTGGGAGCGAGAGGGCTTCTGACTCCAGCGATGCCAGTGACAGTGAATGA